The following coding sequences lie in one Mycobacterium sp. DL440 genomic window:
- a CDS encoding type IV toxin-antitoxin system AbiEi family antitoxin domain-containing protein, whose protein sequence is MTTIFSTASYPQVREQVWRARFRVYDHDGVDVDQGLRQQSGVIARRQALDAGMRSHDIRRLLRRNEWAPVHDGIYVNHTGPLTWWQRAWAAVLYAAPAALCLESALTDEGAVIHVAVSRDRGVLAEPYGVRIHHVAHLQERVLWHVGPPRLRFDRPCRTAAKITQVMRRHGITVSGDACGPACEFGRLDLAA, encoded by the coding sequence GTGACCACAATCTTCAGCACAGCGAGTTATCCACAGGTACGCGAACAGGTCTGGCGAGCGCGGTTCCGGGTGTACGACCATGACGGTGTGGATGTCGACCAAGGGCTTCGCCAGCAGTCGGGGGTCATTGCGCGTCGACAAGCCCTCGATGCGGGCATGCGCTCCCACGACATTCGTCGGTTGCTCAGACGCAACGAATGGGCGCCGGTCCACGACGGCATCTATGTGAATCACACCGGACCGTTGACCTGGTGGCAACGAGCCTGGGCCGCAGTGCTTTACGCGGCTCCGGCGGCGTTGTGCCTGGAATCGGCGTTGACCGACGAGGGTGCGGTGATCCATGTCGCAGTCTCCCGCGACCGGGGCGTGCTGGCCGAACCATACGGGGTGCGCATCCACCATGTCGCACACCTGCAGGAGCGGGTGCTCTGGCACGTCGGGCCGCCACGGCTGCGTTTCGACCGACCGTGCCGGACCGCCGCGAAGATCACCCAGGTGATGCGCCGGCACGGGATCACAGTGAGCGGCGACGCCTGCGGTCCGGCATGCGAATTCGGCCGCCTCGATCTCGCGGCCTGA
- a CDS encoding cupin domain-containing protein, whose amino-acid sequence MEKISLTAIARQQLAAARTASSGRSAHTVYGGHEHQLRQTLIALTEGNGLDEHESPGEATLQVIEGRVKLANAEASWEGSPGDHIVIPRSRHSLQALADSVVLLTVVKAMGPHT is encoded by the coding sequence ATGGAGAAGATCTCGCTCACCGCGATTGCACGTCAGCAGTTGGCCGCAGCCCGCACAGCCAGTAGTGGACGCAGTGCCCACACGGTCTACGGCGGCCATGAGCACCAGCTGCGCCAGACCCTGATCGCACTGACCGAGGGCAACGGGTTGGACGAGCACGAGAGCCCGGGCGAGGCGACACTGCAGGTGATCGAGGGCAGGGTGAAACTGGCCAACGCCGAAGCCAGCTGGGAAGGGTCGCCGGGCGATCACATCGTCATCCCGCGCAGCCGGCACAGCCTTCAGGCCCTCGCTGATTCGGTGGTGCTGCTCACCGTCGTCAAGGCCATGGGGCCGCACACCTAG
- a CDS encoding LLM class F420-dependent oxidoreductase — protein sequence MRFGLFIPQGWRLDLVDIPTENHWSVMRDLASYADAGAWDSLWVYDHFHTVPVPTDEATHEAWSLMAAYAATTSRIKLGQMCTAMSYRNPAYLAKIAATTDIISGGRVQMGIGGGWYEHEWRAYGYGFPSAGVRLGRLDEGVQIMRDAWRDGRVSFDGKHYQVDGAIVAPKPLQHNGIPMWIAGGGEKVTLRIAAKYAQYTNFTSEPEGFAHKSDVLAGHCRDVGTDYDAIVRSANFNAVIGESEADVAERVGRLRARQAPVAGAAAVDAMLANVTAPESASGTPEQVIEKLKRLRDLGCEYAILYFPEAAYDRSGIELFEREVIPALG from the coding sequence ATGCGCTTTGGACTCTTCATCCCGCAGGGCTGGCGCCTTGACCTCGTCGACATTCCCACCGAAAACCACTGGTCGGTGATGCGTGACCTGGCGTCCTATGCCGACGCAGGTGCCTGGGACTCGCTGTGGGTTTACGACCACTTCCACACCGTTCCGGTGCCGACCGACGAGGCCACCCATGAGGCCTGGTCGCTGATGGCCGCCTACGCGGCGACGACGTCGCGCATCAAACTCGGCCAGATGTGCACCGCGATGAGCTACCGCAACCCTGCCTATCTGGCGAAGATCGCCGCCACCACCGACATCATCTCGGGGGGCCGCGTACAGATGGGTATCGGTGGGGGCTGGTACGAGCACGAGTGGCGTGCCTACGGCTACGGATTCCCATCGGCCGGCGTGCGGCTGGGCCGACTCGACGAGGGCGTGCAGATCATGCGCGACGCCTGGCGCGACGGGCGGGTCAGCTTCGACGGCAAGCACTATCAGGTCGACGGCGCCATCGTGGCCCCGAAGCCACTGCAGCACAATGGTATTCCGATGTGGATCGCCGGCGGCGGGGAGAAGGTCACGCTGCGCATCGCGGCCAAGTATGCGCAGTACACCAACTTCACCTCCGAGCCCGAGGGATTCGCGCACAAGTCGGACGTTCTCGCCGGGCACTGCCGTGACGTCGGCACCGACTACGACGCGATCGTGCGGTCGGCCAACTTCAACGCCGTCATCGGTGAATCCGAGGCCGACGTCGCCGAGCGCGTCGGACGGTTGCGGGCCCGGCAGGCGCCGGTGGCCGGGGCGGCCGCCGTCGACGCCATGCTGGCCAACGTCACCGCACCCGAATCGGCAAGCGGCACACCCGAACAGGTCATCGAAAAGCTCAAGCGGTTGCGCGACCTGGGGTGCGAGTACGCCATTCTGTACTTTCCCGAGGCCGCGTACGACCGGTCCGGTATCGAGTTGTTCGAGCGCGAGGTCATCCCGGCACTGGGCTGA
- a CDS encoding pyridoxamine 5'-phosphate oxidase family protein yields the protein MPLSKEEREQFLAEPHIAALSVYAGDKRGPLTVPIWYQYTPGGQPWLLTGTGSRKHRLIEAAGHLSLMVERLEPTVRYVAVDGAVDRIEPGTDEQLVEMTKRYLAPEKVEPYLEFARREQGDSVAVFLKPEHWLSSDLGAL from the coding sequence ATGCCCCTTTCCAAGGAAGAACGCGAACAATTTCTGGCCGAACCGCACATCGCCGCACTGTCGGTTTACGCCGGCGACAAACGTGGACCGCTGACCGTCCCGATCTGGTACCAGTACACCCCCGGTGGCCAGCCGTGGCTGCTGACCGGGACGGGGTCACGCAAGCACCGGTTGATCGAGGCAGCCGGGCATCTGTCGTTGATGGTCGAACGGCTGGAGCCGACGGTGCGCTACGTGGCCGTCGACGGCGCGGTGGATCGCATCGAGCCGGGCACAGATGAACAACTCGTCGAGATGACCAAGCGCTACCTGGCCCCCGAGAAGGTGGAGCCGTATCTGGAGTTCGCCCGCCGCGAGCAGGGCGACAGCGTGGCCGTGTTCCTCAAGCCCGAACATTGGCTGTCCTCCGATCTGGGGGCGCTCTAG
- a CDS encoding bifunctional 2-polyprenyl-6-hydroxyphenol methylase/3-demethylubiquinol 3-O-methyltransferase UbiG gives MSSRQRLFRWLYRLGFTPWDGHPLAHSLTELVEGARNSSLPPGTALDVGCGTGDNAVYLARHGWRVTGVDYVAKPLKKARAKAAGLPAIFAKADVTQLSLSGIGAGFDLIIDSGCLHGMNADDRDGYVREVSAVAAPGAQLLIVAFIPGSSMGVPGIGFEEVQRRFKDGWTLLSSGDEPAMDQNGANAARFYLFQRTA, from the coding sequence ATGAGTTCGCGCCAACGTTTGTTCCGGTGGCTCTACCGCCTGGGGTTCACCCCCTGGGACGGCCACCCGTTGGCGCACAGCCTGACAGAGCTTGTCGAGGGCGCCCGCAACTCGTCGCTGCCCCCGGGGACCGCGCTCGACGTGGGTTGCGGTACCGGGGACAACGCGGTGTACCTGGCCAGACACGGCTGGCGGGTCACCGGTGTGGACTACGTGGCCAAACCGCTGAAGAAAGCGCGTGCCAAGGCCGCCGGGCTGCCCGCAATCTTCGCCAAAGCCGATGTGACACAACTGAGTTTGTCGGGCATCGGGGCCGGCTTCGATCTCATCATCGACAGTGGCTGCCTGCATGGCATGAACGCCGACGACCGTGACGGCTATGTCCGGGAAGTCAGCGCAGTGGCCGCCCCCGGCGCACAACTGCTGATCGTGGCGTTCATCCCCGGTTCGTCGATGGGTGTGCCCGGCATCGGGTTCGAAGAGGTACAACGACGCTTCAAAGACGGCTGGACGCTGCTGTCCAGCGGGGATGAGCCCGCGATGGACCAGAACGGGGCGAACGCGGCACGGTTCTATCTGTTCCAGCGCACCGCATAG
- a CDS encoding prolyl oligopeptidase family serine peptidase, whose amino-acid sequence MKRAESEQIVAAMAEHGLDHEYAMYENEGHGFVKPANRLDFYHRADRFLARHLGGRAE is encoded by the coding sequence GTGAAGCGGGCGGAGTCCGAGCAGATCGTGGCAGCCATGGCAGAACACGGCCTCGACCACGAGTATGCGATGTACGAGAACGAGGGACACGGCTTCGTCAAGCCCGCCAATCGGCTCGACTTCTACCATCGGGCCGATCGGTTCCTCGCCAGACATCTCGGCGGCCGGGCCGAATGA
- a CDS encoding TetR/AcrR family transcriptional regulator: MAKPALDTRQRIQDVARELFAEKGVVRTSLQDIADRLGITKPALYYHFRSREELVRSILQPLIEEGEAFIAEQERKRGTARASARELLEGYFDFHYRHRADLILIVSELTTLVDLGLIDQLLAWRARLGVLVFGRAPTLEQSTRAVIAFGGLQDCCLQFPDVPGEQLRTATVDGAMAALGM; this comes from the coding sequence GTGGCCAAGCCTGCATTGGATACCCGGCAACGCATCCAGGATGTGGCGCGCGAACTGTTCGCCGAGAAGGGCGTGGTCCGCACCAGTCTGCAGGACATCGCCGACCGCCTCGGCATCACCAAACCCGCGTTGTACTACCACTTCCGGTCACGCGAGGAGCTGGTCCGCAGCATTCTGCAACCCCTCATCGAGGAGGGCGAGGCCTTCATCGCGGAGCAGGAACGCAAACGCGGCACAGCCCGGGCCTCAGCCCGGGAACTTCTGGAGGGCTACTTCGACTTTCATTACCGGCACCGCGCCGATCTCATCCTGATCGTTTCCGAGCTGACCACGTTGGTCGATCTGGGGTTGATCGACCAACTGCTGGCCTGGCGCGCCAGACTCGGCGTGCTGGTGTTCGGCCGCGCGCCGACCCTCGAACAATCCACCCGCGCCGTTATCGCCTTCGGCGGCCTGCAGGACTGCTGCCTGCAATTCCCCGACGTTCCCGGCGAGCAGTTGCGCACCGCCACAGTCGACGGAGCGATGGCCGCCTTGGGGATGTGA
- a CDS encoding FAD-dependent monooxygenase has product MKVLISGASIAGPVLAYWLSRHEFDVTVVERSPALRKTGGHAVDLFRPAMEISERMGVLSDIEAHATGTTEMLIHRPGTSRPARLDYLKIIGAMSDRHVEIMRDDLSEIYYQAGRDDVEYLFGDTITSISPDGDVRFERNAPRRFDVVVGADGLHSGVRRLTFGDNVSENFLGGYLSVVSVPKALARDGEMTGYFKPGHMAGIYTADHLDDARAVFIFRPSQPLDYDYRDADRQKAQLRAAFEHMSSEVDRWLDEVPWTPTFYFDAITQLEMTTWSRDRVTLVGDAGYCPGPAVGGSTSLAVYGAYVLAAEMVRAGDDYAAAFAAYERTMLAPVQGSRKLAAVNAKTVVPMSGWGIRALVGAGQVISLLPLGVTQSLARLNAKGVRLYDTMPLPAWPSSLTR; this is encoded by the coding sequence ATGAAGGTACTCATCTCCGGCGCCAGCATCGCCGGGCCGGTACTCGCCTACTGGCTGTCTCGGCACGAGTTCGACGTCACCGTGGTGGAACGCTCGCCCGCGCTCCGCAAAACCGGTGGCCACGCCGTCGACCTGTTCCGGCCCGCCATGGAGATCTCCGAGCGCATGGGCGTGCTGTCCGACATCGAGGCGCATGCCACCGGCACCACCGAGATGCTCATCCATCGACCCGGCACGTCGCGCCCCGCGCGCCTCGACTACCTCAAGATCATCGGCGCCATGTCCGACCGGCACGTCGAGATCATGCGGGATGACCTCAGCGAGATCTACTACCAGGCAGGCCGAGACGACGTCGAGTACCTGTTCGGGGACACCATCACCTCGATCTCGCCCGACGGGGACGTGAGGTTCGAGCGCAACGCACCCCGACGCTTCGACGTGGTGGTGGGAGCCGACGGGCTGCACTCCGGGGTGCGCCGTCTGACGTTCGGCGACAACGTTTCCGAGAACTTCCTCGGCGGATACCTCTCGGTGGTCTCAGTGCCGAAGGCCCTGGCCCGTGACGGTGAGATGACCGGCTACTTCAAACCGGGCCACATGGCCGGCATCTACACCGCCGACCATCTCGACGACGCCCGCGCGGTGTTCATCTTCCGCCCGAGCCAACCGCTGGATTACGACTACCGCGATGCGGACCGCCAAAAGGCGCAACTACGCGCCGCGTTCGAGCACATGAGTTCCGAAGTGGACCGCTGGCTCGACGAGGTGCCGTGGACGCCGACGTTCTACTTCGATGCCATCACGCAGCTGGAGATGACGACGTGGTCGCGCGACCGGGTGACCCTCGTCGGGGATGCGGGCTACTGCCCCGGACCCGCCGTCGGCGGCAGCACCAGCCTCGCGGTGTATGGCGCCTATGTCCTGGCTGCCGAGATGGTCCGCGCGGGTGACGATTACGCCGCGGCGTTCGCCGCGTATGAACGCACCATGTTGGCACCCGTCCAAGGCAGCCGAAAGTTGGCGGCCGTCAACGCGAAAACGGTGGTGCCCATGAGTGGTTGGGGCATTCGCGCACTGGTGGGTGCCGGGCAGGTGATCTCGCTCCTGCCGCTGGGCGTGACCCAGTCACTCGCTCGGCTCAACGCCAAGGGTGTGCGGCTGTACGACACGATGCCGCTGCCTGCCTGGCCGTCCTCGTTGACCAGATGA
- a CDS encoding PPOX class F420-dependent oxidoreductase yields MGELSDDVIAFLSEGTRTAVLSWVATDGRPLAAPVWFVVDDGELVFNTGKTTGKGRALARDPRVVLCIHDDNPPFSFVQVQGTASISEDPDEALAIATRAGGRYMGADRAEEFGRRNGVPGELVVRVKPTKVNAAFNLAD; encoded by the coding sequence ATGGGCGAACTTTCCGACGATGTGATCGCGTTCCTGTCCGAAGGCACCCGCACCGCGGTGCTGAGCTGGGTGGCAACGGACGGCCGACCGTTGGCCGCGCCGGTGTGGTTTGTGGTGGACGACGGAGAACTCGTCTTCAACACCGGTAAGACCACCGGCAAAGGCCGGGCCCTGGCCCGCGACCCGCGGGTGGTGCTGTGCATCCACGACGACAATCCGCCGTTTTCATTCGTCCAAGTTCAGGGCACAGCGTCCATCAGTGAGGATCCCGACGAGGCGCTGGCCATTGCCACCCGCGCCGGCGGCCGCTATATGGGTGCCGACCGCGCCGAGGAATTCGGCCGGCGCAACGGCGTCCCGGGCGAACTCGTGGTGCGAGTGAAACCGACGAAAGTCAATGCCGCGTTCAACCTGGCGGATTGA
- a CDS encoding TIGR03618 family F420-dependent PPOX class oxidoreductase, translating to MGVVPDVSQFADMLSRDHGLCVLSTLRRDGSIQSSVVNAGVMAHPRTGEPVVALVAIGGARKLQHLRADPRATVVARAGWQWVTVEGTAEIIGPDDPDPGTDAEGLRLLLRAVFEAAGGTHDDWDTYDRVMREERRAAVLITPARVYSNPG from the coding sequence ATGGGGGTCGTTCCCGATGTTTCCCAGTTCGCCGACATGTTGTCCCGCGATCACGGGCTCTGCGTGCTGAGCACCCTACGTCGCGACGGGAGCATCCAGTCGTCGGTGGTGAACGCCGGCGTGATGGCGCACCCACGCACCGGTGAACCGGTCGTCGCCCTCGTGGCGATCGGCGGGGCGCGAAAGCTCCAGCACCTACGCGCCGATCCTCGGGCCACTGTCGTCGCCCGCGCCGGCTGGCAGTGGGTGACGGTCGAGGGAACCGCGGAGATCATCGGGCCCGACGATCCTGATCCCGGCACCGATGCAGAGGGTTTGCGTCTGCTCTTGCGCGCGGTGTTCGAGGCTGCCGGCGGCACCCACGACGACTGGGACACCTACGACCGCGTCATGCGCGAGGAGCGTCGCGCCGCGGTGCTGATCACCCCCGCGCGGGTTTACTCGAACCCCGGCTGA
- a CDS encoding 3-hydroxyacyl-CoA dehydrogenase NAD-binding domain-containing protein, with protein MTVENTIQWDKDADGIVTLTLDDPTGSANVMNEHYKESMHAAVERLVAEQDSITGVVITSAKKTFFAGGDLKGMMNVGPDDAAASFAEVEFIKADLRKLETLPKPVVAAINGAALGGGLEIALATNHRIAADVKGSQIGLPEVTLGLLPGGGGVARTVRMFGIQKAFMEILSQGTRFSPAKAKDTGLVDELVGSVEELVPAAKAWIKANPEAHAQPWDVKGYKIPGGTPSSPALAAILPSFPALLKKQLKGAPMPAPRAILDAAVEGAQVDFDTATRIESRYFVSLVTGQTAKNMIQAFFLDLQAINGGASRPEGIAKQEIKKIGVLGAGMMGAGIAYVSAKAGYDVVLKDVTQEAADKGKAYSEGIEAKALKRGKTTEEKSAALLAKITPTADPQDLKGVDFVIEAVFENQELKHKVFQEIEDIVEPNALLGSNTSTLPITGLATGVKRQEDFIGIHFFSPVDKMPLVEIIKGEKTSDEALARVFDYTLAIRKTPIVVNDSRGFFTSRVIGTFVNEALAMLGEGVEPASIEQAGSQAGYPAAPLQLSDELNLELMHKIAVATKEGIEAAGGTYEKQMNEVVVEKMIELGRPSRLKGAGFYEYVDGKRTQLWPGLKETFNSGSVELPLQDMIDRMLFAEALETQKCIDEGVLTSTADANIGSIMGIGFPPYTGGSAQFIVGYEGAGGVGQAAFVARAKELAAKYGDRFLPPASLES; from the coding sequence ATGACAGTTGAGAACACCATTCAGTGGGACAAGGATGCCGACGGCATCGTCACCCTGACGCTGGACGACCCGACCGGTTCGGCCAACGTGATGAACGAGCACTACAAGGAATCCATGCATGCTGCGGTGGAACGCCTTGTGGCCGAGCAGGATTCGATCACCGGTGTGGTCATCACCAGTGCGAAGAAGACCTTCTTCGCCGGCGGTGACCTCAAGGGCATGATGAACGTCGGACCCGACGACGCCGCCGCGTCGTTCGCCGAGGTCGAGTTCATCAAGGCCGACCTGCGCAAGCTGGAGACCCTGCCCAAGCCCGTCGTCGCCGCCATCAACGGAGCGGCGCTCGGCGGTGGCCTGGAGATCGCGCTGGCGACCAACCACCGCATCGCCGCGGACGTCAAGGGCAGCCAGATCGGTCTGCCCGAGGTCACCCTGGGCCTGCTGCCCGGCGGTGGCGGCGTGGCCCGTACCGTGCGCATGTTCGGTATCCAGAAGGCCTTCATGGAGATCCTGAGCCAGGGCACGCGCTTCAGCCCGGCCAAGGCCAAGGACACCGGTCTCGTTGACGAACTCGTCGGCTCGGTTGAGGAACTTGTTCCCGCCGCCAAGGCCTGGATCAAGGCCAACCCCGAGGCCCACGCCCAGCCGTGGGACGTCAAGGGCTACAAGATCCCCGGCGGCACCCCGTCCAGTCCGGCGCTCGCCGCGATCCTGCCGTCCTTCCCGGCTCTGCTCAAGAAGCAGCTCAAGGGCGCCCCGATGCCGGCACCGCGGGCCATCCTGGATGCCGCGGTCGAGGGTGCGCAGGTCGACTTCGACACCGCCACCCGCATCGAGAGCCGCTACTTCGTCTCGCTGGTCACCGGCCAGACCGCCAAGAACATGATTCAGGCGTTCTTCCTGGACTTGCAGGCCATCAACGGCGGCGCGTCGCGGCCCGAGGGCATCGCCAAGCAGGAGATCAAGAAGATCGGTGTGCTGGGCGCGGGCATGATGGGCGCCGGTATCGCCTACGTGTCGGCCAAGGCCGGCTACGACGTCGTCCTCAAGGATGTCACGCAGGAAGCCGCTGACAAGGGCAAGGCGTACTCGGAGGGCATCGAGGCCAAGGCACTCAAGCGGGGCAAGACCACCGAAGAGAAGTCGGCGGCGCTGCTCGCCAAGATCACCCCGACTGCCGATCCGCAGGATCTCAAGGGCGTCGACTTCGTGATCGAGGCCGTGTTCGAGAACCAGGAACTCAAGCACAAGGTGTTCCAGGAGATCGAGGACATCGTCGAGCCCAACGCACTGCTCGGCTCGAACACCTCCACGCTGCCGATCACCGGTCTGGCGACCGGTGTGAAGCGCCAAGAGGACTTCATCGGCATCCACTTCTTCTCCCCGGTCGACAAGATGCCGCTGGTGGAGATCATCAAGGGCGAGAAGACCTCTGACGAGGCGCTGGCCCGGGTGTTCGACTACACCCTGGCGATCCGCAAGACCCCGATCGTGGTCAACGACAGCCGCGGCTTCTTCACCTCCCGCGTGATCGGCACCTTCGTCAACGAGGCGCTGGCCATGCTGGGCGAGGGCGTAGAGCCCGCGTCGATCGAGCAGGCGGGTTCGCAGGCCGGTTACCCGGCGGCGCCGCTGCAGCTGTCGGATGAGCTGAACCTGGAGCTCATGCACAAGATCGCGGTTGCCACCAAGGAAGGCATCGAAGCCGCCGGCGGCACCTACGAGAAGCAGATGAACGAGGTCGTCGTCGAGAAGATGATCGAGCTCGGCCGCCCGTCGCGCCTGAAGGGTGCGGGCTTCTACGAGTACGTCGACGGCAAGCGGACGCAGCTGTGGCCGGGGCTGAAGGAGACCTTCAACTCGGGTTCGGTCGAGCTGCCGCTGCAGGACATGATCGACCGCATGCTGTTCGCCGAGGCACTGGAGACCCAGAAGTGCATCGACGAGGGTGTTTTGACGTCTACCGCTGACGCGAACATCGGCTCGATCATGGGTATCGGCTTCCCGCCGTACACCGGTGGTTCGGCCCAGTTCATCGTCGGCTACGAGGGTGCCGGTGGAGTTGGCCAGGCGGCCTTCGTCGCCCGCGCCAAGGAACTGGCCGCCAAGTACGGCGACCGCTTCCTGCCCCCGGCCTCGCTGGAGTCGTAA